From one Sardina pilchardus chromosome 6, fSarPil1.1, whole genome shotgun sequence genomic stretch:
- the LOC134082053 gene encoding NIPA-like protein 2 isoform X2: METYTQGIIIAICGNFLISISLNIQKYTHVRQSQRGSSKPYYKSALWWLGISLMGLGELGNFAAYGFAPASLIAPLGCVSVIASAIISVLFLKESLRASDLLGGALAITGTYLLVTFAPHFAPHVTANMVERSLMSWEFLTYIFVEVIAFCILLYLYKCRKMKHIVIIMMLVALLASVTVISVKAVSGMITESIQGNHLQFTYPIFYVMFILMVASCAFQIKFLNQAMKMFDATEVVPINYVFFTASAIVAGILFYQEFFGLSPINIFMFVLGCLLSFIGVFLIARTRPKIKTDRVFISMGQIPGKRCTEKVQPETKSTAYGSLASKLMCNRGVHTDDS; this comes from the exons aaGTACACCCATGTGCGCCAGTCTCAGCGGGGCTCCAGTAAGCCCTACTATAAGAGTGCGTTGTGGTGGCTGGGCATCTCCCTCATGGGCCTGGGGGAGCTGGGCAACTTTGCAGCCTACGGCTTCGCCCCGGCCTCTCTCATCGCACCCCTGGGCTGCGTCTCTGTGATAG CCAGTGCCATTATCTCAGTGCTCTTCCTCAAAGAGAGTCTCCGCGCCTCCGACCTACTCG GGGGAGCTCTTGCGATCACTGGGACGTACCTCCTGGTGACCTTTGCCCCCCACTTCGCCCCTCATGTCACTGCCAACATGGTGGAGAGGAGCCTGATGAGCTGGGAGTTCCTCACCTACATC TTTGTGGAGGTGATTGCGTTCTGCATCCTGCTGTACCTGTACAAGTGCAGGAAAATGAAGCACATTGTGATCATCATGATGCTTGTTGCCCTGCTCG cATCTGTAACAGTCATCTCAGTCAAAGCCGTGTCTGGCATGATCACGGAGTCCATTCAAGGAAACCATCTCCAGTTCACCTACCCCATCTTCTACGTCATGTTCATCCTCATGGTGGCCTCCTGTGCTTTCCAGATCAA GTTTCTCAATCAAGCCATGAAAATGTTTGATGCCACAGAAGTGGTGCCAATCAACTATGTTTTCTTCACGGCCAGTGCAATAGTTGCAG GTATCTTATTCTATCAGGAATTCTTTGGCTTGTCTCCAATCAACATCTTCATGTTTGTTCTTGG atgtCTACTATCTTTCATTGGAGTGTTCTTGATCGCCCGAACCAGACCCAAAATCAAGACGGACCGTGTATTCATCAGTATGGGTCAAATCCCAG gGAAGAGGTGCACTGAGAAAGTCCAACCAGAGACCAAGAGCACCGCATACGGATCCCTGGCATCCAAGCTGATGTGCAACAGAGGAGTGCATACAGACGACTCCTAA
- the pop1 gene encoding ribonucleases P/MRP protein subunit POP1: MSGAKHRMRNKKMRDQPTSVTYSASGWRNGGDTPAGRASDFHHAKGQDLPQQGGGWVRGHQSGGSVYPKELPKYITSTYFARARSAEVKAMLKAVNKTTGSCHTAGALPKHMRRRAMSHNTKRLPTRLREGAQRMLEKSLQAAKKEKKEESKAKSRKARRRHGNLLLEFNRRQRKNIWLETHIWHAKRFHMVKKWGYCLGVRPTLKCYRACYRAMSSHCLLQDLSYYCCVELQGPEEQLLSALSRLTSKDTGPTFAAVQCLSGRRQGSVVLYRPDQYPAQPLGPVLFLWRPRSEGSTHRQLWIWGHPTLKQDLLSELQALCQCSEAVMPVPEPVPSPAVEAVAVPTKDPPQKPVTGRKRKRAEQDSDGQPAKKILGDGTRSPTCPVTWKSPTTGIVINDLTMEMVRYRLIGPLSHTVLTEALSPATDCEEAAKSGQSCFWWPEYSNQEQNMALHREQADVFQLLKGVYSSTEIPAGSVLGLTVDDPRITLPRRRVRAQPDLQQAIGVDEEKRRALTLQGVPEHCCQSALWDRSVRDNVTDNKLPEKELNRMRSELLVPGSQLTPTPLQGRVPMLLVHQPGKQLGQEMPSWGVGWDLLLPKGWGMAFWVPLVYRGVRVAGLQMSQKHSQHKGAPHFPHDYPDCPAGARFQDEQQAELMDKFTRRPPAKRTNYIKHGCLAPFRCPWQQLVEEWVEIVKETGKGSDSRTEVETAGAPPSRFSVLRSRKVLKQLSAWCRPSSSRGQRLQRGPQPPPPPPLSPAAAAALRASHGQGLAWARFSLLAKGRPELHAMVCAPTEEDLRLLSRDPQCAGPQEPRHTDHFRKHVKSARKARKSKRSDEKAEGASAEKATTKKPDAASDPSSGSADQPGSVPEVTSTPASVSDGDSSAIPALAWPPVATPDQDPSAAAPAAAAAAPAEAERLVLGLWPEPLPSVTSHCSRVTLGWVTQGDFSLTAGCGEALGLVSLAGLLHVLLGQPPERRGIVLLRNPSSLQYRFAKVTIEA, from the exons ATGTCGGGGGCCAAACATAGGATGCGCAATAAGAAGATGAGAGATCAGCCCACCAGTGTGACCTATTCCGCGTCAGGCTGGCGCAATGGTGGAGACACTCCTGCCG GTCGTGCCAGTGACTTCCATCATGCGAAGGGGCAAGACTTGCCACAACAGGGCGGTGGGTGGGTCAGAGGCCATCAGTCAGGTGGCTCGGTGTACCCCAAGGAGCTTCCCAAATACATCACCA GCACATATTTTGCCAGGGCCAGGTCTGCAGAGGTGAAGGCGATGTTGAAGGCTGTCAACAAGACGACTGGCAGCTGCCATACCGCCGGCGCTCTCCCCAAACACATGAGACGTAGAGCCATGAGCCACAACACCAAACGGCTGCCCACCAGGCTACGGGAAGGAGCACAGAGGATG TTGGAGAAAAGTCTGCAAGCTgcaaagaaggagaagaaggaggagtcAAAGGCCAAAAGCCGCAAAGCCCGTCGTCGTCATGGTAACCTGCTCCTGGAGTTCAACCGTAGACAGAGGAAGAATATCTGGTTGGAGACGCACATCTGGCATGCCAAGCGCTTCCACATGGTGAAGAAGTGGGGTTACTGTCTGGGGGTGAGGCCCACTCTAAAGTGCTACCGGGCCTGCTACAGGGCCATGAGCAGCCACTGCCTCCTGCAG GACCTGTCCTATTACTGCTGTGTGGAGCTGCAGGGCCCAGAGGAGCAGCTCCTGAGCGCCCTCTCCAGGCTCACCAGTAAAGACACGG ggcCAACTTTTGCGGCGGTGCAGTGCCTATCGGGGCGCAGGCAGGGCAGTGTTGTTCTGTACAGACCTGATCAGTACCCTGCCCAACCGCTGGGCCCTGTGCTCTTCCTTTGGAGACCCCGTAGTGAGGGCTCTACTCACAGACAGCTGTGGATATGGGGTCACCCCACACTAAAGCAG GACCTCCTGTCTGAGCTGCAAGCCTTGTGCCAGTGCTCAGAGGCGGTGATGCCAGTGCCCGAACCTGTGCCCAGCCCAGCAGTGGAAGCCGTAGCAGTGCCAACCAAGGACCCGCCTCAGAAACCGGTCACTGggcggaagaggaagagggcagAGCAGGACTCTGATGGCCAGCCAGCCAAGAAGATACTTGGGGACGGGACTCGGTCACCCACCTGCCCTGTCACATGGAAGTCCCCTACAACTGGAATAGTCATTAA TGACCTCACCATGGAAATGGTGCGCTATCGTCTCATTGGTCCACTCTCTCACACGGTCCTGACTGAGGCTCTGTCTCCTGCCACAGACTGTGAG GAAGCAGCTAAAAGCGGGCAGTCATGCTTCTGGTGGCCGGAGTACTCCAACCAGGAGCAAAACATGGCTCTTCACCGAGAACAAGCCGACGTCTTCCAGCTACTCAAGG GTGTGTATTCATCCACTGAGATCCCAGCAGGCTCTGTCCTGGGCCTGACCGTAGATGATCCCCGCATCACCCTGCCCCGCAGGAGAGTCCGAGCCCAGCCTGACCTTCAGCAGGCCATAG gtgtggacgaggagaagaggagagcccTCACCCTGCAGGGAGTCCCAGAGCACTGCTGCCAGAGTGCCCTGTGGGACCGGAGCGTAAGGGACAACGTCACCGACAACAAGCTACCTGAGAAG gagCTGAATCGGATGCGGAGCGAGCTCCTGGTGCCCGGCTCCCAGCTGACGCCCACCCCTCTGCAGGGCCGCGTGCCCATGCTGCTGGTGCACCAGCCGGGCAAACAGCTGGGCCAGGAAATGCCCTCCTGGGGGGTGGGCTGGGACCTGCTGCTGCCCAAAGGCTGGGGCATGGCCTTCTGGGTGCCCCTG GTGTACAGAGGGGTCCGTGTGGCCGGTCTCCAGATGAGCCAGAAACACTCCCAGCACAAGGGGGCGCCCCATTTCCCCCACGACTACCCAGACTGCCCTGCAGGCGCCCGCTTCCAGGACGAGCAGCAGGCAGAGCTCATGGACAAGTTTACGAG GCGTCCGCCCGCCAAGAGGACCAATTATATCAAACACGGCTGCCTGGCACCGTTTCGATGCCCCTGGCAGCAGCtggtggaggagtgggtggAGATTGTCAAGGAGACTGGCAAGGGCTCCGATTCACGGACTGAAGTCGAGACGGCCGGAGCTCCACCCAGCCGGTTTTCTGTGCTCAG GAGCAGGAAGGTGCTGAAGCAGCTGTCGGCGTGGTGTCGGCCCAGCTCCTCCAGAGGCCAGCGGCTCCAGCGCggcccccagccccctcctcctccccccctctccccggccgccgccgccgccctgcGGGCCTCGCACGGCCAGGGCCTGGCGTGGGCGCGCTTCTCGCTGTTGGCCAAGGGCCGGCCGGAGCTGCACGCCATGGTGTGCGCGCCCACGGAGGAGGACCTGCGTCTGCTGAGCCGCGACCCCCAGTGCGCCGGGCCCCAGGAGCCCCGGCACACGGACCACTTCAGGAAGCACGTCAAGAGCGCTCGCAAGGCCAGGAAGAGCAAGAGGAGCGACGAGAAGGCAGAGGGGGCCTCAGCAGAGAAGGCGACCACCAAGAAGCCGGACGCGGCCTCCGACCCGAGCTCGGGGTCCGCTGACCAGCCAGGTTCTGTCCCAGAGGTCACCTCCACCCCCGCTAGTGTTTCGGACGGCGATTCGAGCGCCATTCCAGCTTTGGCCTGGCCTCCCGTCGCCACACCTGACCAGGACCCCTCGGCGGCCgcccctgctgctgcagctgctgccccTGCGGAGGCCGAGAGGCTGGTCCTGGGCCTGTGGCCGGAGCCGCTGCCCAGCGTGACGTCGCACTGCTCGCGTGTGACCCTGGGCTGGGTGACGCAGGGCGACTTCTCACTGACGGCGGGCTGCGGGGAGGCCCTGGGGCTGGTCAGCCTGGCGGGCCTGCTGCACGTGCTCCTGGGCCAGCCGCCAGAGCGCAGGGGCATCGTGCTGCTCAGGAACCCCTCCTCTCTGCAGTACCGCTTCGCCAAGGTCACCATCGAGGCCTGa
- the elp6 gene encoding elongator complex protein 6, protein MFTELNSILSNTPDNCKLGEFVLIMDRKADASFLVHHFLSFYLRAGCKVCFLGLVQSFSHYSAVSQRLGVSLAQAKEKGQLVFLEGLKDCLGVLLPDGPKPECPTLDFFRPQCLDLRGLFEFVLSSLSPAGGASGEGDTGSGCTSPPVLIVDDLSVLLSLGASVGAVLDFAHYCKANICHELKGSSVMLVRCEEEEEGDDEGSEMLQRGLMHQCTLALQVQGLPTGYCRDIHGQVDICWRGQGQQQQNQKKVFQYKVQDKGASFFARGTSSAVL, encoded by the exons ATGTTTACAGAACTCAACAGCATTCTCAGCAATACCCCGGATAATTGCAAGCTG GGAGAGTTTGTTCTGATAATGGACAGAAAGGCCGATGCATCGTTCCTGGTGCatcatttcctttctttctatttGCGAG CTGGCTGTAAAGTTTGCTTCTTGGGCCTTGTACAGTCTTTTAGTCATTACAGTGCGGTCAGTCAAAGACTG GGTGTGAGTTTGGCTCAGGCAAAGGAGAAGGGCCAGCTTGTGTTCCTGGAAGGACTGAAAGATTGCCTGGGAGTACTGTTACCTGACGGGCCCAAACCTGAATGTCCCACATTAGACTTTTTCAG GCCCCAGTGCTTGGATCTGAGAGGTCTGTTTGAGTTTGTGCTGAGCTCCCTGAGTCCAGCAGGTGGCGCTAGTGGTGAGGGGGACACTGGGTCAGGATGTACGAGTCCTCCGGTGTTGATCGTGGATGACCTGAGTGTCCTCCTCAGTCTCGGCGCCAGCGTTGGAGCAGTGCTGGACTTTGCCCACTACTGCAAGGCTAACATCTGCCACGAGTTAAAG GGTAGTTCAGTGATGCTTGTgcggtgtgaggaggaggaggagggtgatgaCGAAGGCTCTGAGATGCTCCAGAGGGGTCTGATGCACCAGTGCACCCTGGCTCTGCAGGTTCAAGGTCTCCCCACCGGCTACTGCAGGGACATTCACGGGCAG GTGGACATTTGTTGGAGAGGTcaaggccagcagcagcagaatcagAAGAAAGTCTTTCAGTACAAAGTCCAGGACAAGGGCGCATCCTTCTTTGCCCGTGGGACCTCTAGTGCTGTCCTCTGA